A single window of Pectobacterium parmentieri DNA harbors:
- a CDS encoding nickel/cobalt transporter encodes MSVNLGSLSRQRPLLSRLRDLWPLWLFLALLAAALYYIVGYWPQIVLQSAIWQKSLHQQMSHLLQMVEQQPRQAGLSLMMFSLVYGVLHAVGPGHGKVVIMTYLATHPSKLKSSLKLTLAASLVQGLMAVVLVTVVLGILQLSSRTLHNSSFWMEKGSFVLVAGLGLLLCFRALKQLYIALVWQPKPATILRMTPLNVSVHGRMTLSPISAPSHSLHQHDADCGCGHRHLPSQEELERDSRWRTRLMIVLAMGMRPCSGAILVLLFSKVIGVYVWGVASALVMAAGTAITISALAVLVFYCRRAVERLGANRASPVWQRTTFSLLAFAGGLILVGSGILLYLSAQPAMMGGIRPFSG; translated from the coding sequence ATGTCAGTGAACCTTGGCTCGTTGTCGCGTCAACGTCCGTTGTTGAGCCGACTGCGCGATCTGTGGCCGCTGTGGCTGTTTTTGGCGCTGCTTGCTGCGGCGCTGTATTACATCGTGGGGTATTGGCCGCAAATCGTGCTGCAAAGTGCGATTTGGCAGAAATCGCTGCACCAGCAGATGTCACACCTGTTGCAGATGGTGGAACAGCAACCGCGTCAGGCAGGGCTGAGTTTGATGATGTTCAGTCTGGTCTATGGCGTGCTCCATGCGGTCGGGCCGGGGCATGGTAAGGTCGTCATCATGACCTATTTAGCGACACATCCGTCGAAGTTGAAAAGCAGCCTGAAGCTGACGCTTGCCGCCTCGCTGGTTCAAGGGCTGATGGCGGTAGTGCTGGTGACCGTAGTACTTGGGATCTTGCAATTGTCGAGCCGAACGCTGCATAACAGTAGTTTTTGGATGGAAAAAGGGAGCTTCGTGCTGGTGGCAGGGCTGGGGTTATTGCTCTGCTTTCGTGCGTTGAAGCAGCTATATATCGCACTAGTGTGGCAACCCAAGCCGGCGACGATTTTGCGCATGACGCCACTTAACGTATCAGTTCATGGGCGTATGACGCTTAGCCCGATTTCTGCGCCTTCTCACTCCCTTCATCAGCACGATGCCGACTGTGGCTGCGGGCACCGCCATCTCCCCAGTCAGGAAGAACTTGAGCGTGATAGCCGCTGGCGCACGCGTCTGATGATTGTGCTGGCGATGGGGATGCGTCCGTGCTCCGGCGCCATTCTGGTGCTGCTTTTCTCTAAAGTGATCGGCGTTTATGTGTGGGGCGTGGCCTCCGCGTTGGTGATGGCTGCCGGAACGGCGATCACTATCTCGGCACTGGCCGTGTTGGTTTTTTACTGCCGTCGTGCTGTTGAGCGCTTAGGTGCGAACCGCGCATCGCCCGTGTGGCAGCGTACGACTTTTTCTCTTTTGGCTTTTGCTGGCGGGCTGATTTTAGTTGGCTCCGGCATCCTGCTTTATCTCAGCGCACAGCCCGCGATGATGGGCGGTATTCGGCCATTCTCCGGCTGA
- the glrR gene encoding two-component system response regulator GlrR, whose translation MTARKTASLLLVDDDPSLLKLLGMRLTSEGFSVMTAESGQEALRLLTRETFDLVISDLRMDEMDGMALFSEIQRYQPGMPVIILTAHGSIPDAVAATQQGVFSFLTKPVDRDALYKAIDDAMALSAPAGDESWRETIVTRSPIMLRLLEQARMVAQSDVSVLINGQSGTGKEVLAQAIHAASPRAKKAFIAINCGALPEPLLESELFGHAKGAFTGAVSSREGLFQAAEGGTLFLDEIGDMPLSLQVKLLRVLQERKVRPLGSNRDMDIDVRIISATHRDLPKAMEKNEFREDLYYRLNVVNMKLPALHERAEDIPLLANHLLRESANRHKPFVRTFSTDAMKRLMTASWPGNVRQLVNVIEQCVALTSAPVISDALVEQALEGENTALPTFVEARHQFELNYLRKLLQIAKGNVTQAARMAGRNRTEFYKLLGRHELDANDFKD comes from the coding sequence ATGACAGCCCGGAAAACGGCGAGTTTGTTGCTCGTGGATGATGACCCCAGTCTACTGAAGCTGCTGGGCATGCGTCTGACCAGCGAAGGATTTAGCGTGATGACGGCAGAGAGCGGCCAGGAGGCGTTGCGGCTGTTAACGCGCGAGACGTTTGATCTGGTGATCAGCGACCTTCGTATGGACGAAATGGATGGCATGGCGCTGTTTTCCGAAATCCAGCGCTATCAGCCGGGGATGCCGGTGATCATCTTAACCGCCCACGGTTCCATTCCCGATGCGGTTGCGGCGACGCAGCAGGGGGTGTTCAGCTTCCTCACGAAGCCCGTTGACCGTGACGCGCTCTACAAAGCCATCGATGATGCCATGGCGCTGTCCGCGCCGGCGGGTGATGAAAGCTGGCGTGAAACCATCGTGACGCGTAGCCCAATTATGTTACGTCTGTTGGAACAGGCCAGAATGGTGGCACAGTCGGACGTTAGCGTGTTGATTAATGGTCAGAGCGGAACCGGAAAAGAGGTGCTGGCTCAGGCAATTCATGCGGCGAGCCCGCGAGCAAAGAAAGCGTTTATCGCAATTAACTGCGGTGCATTGCCTGAGCCGCTGCTGGAGTCGGAGCTGTTCGGTCACGCGAAAGGGGCCTTTACTGGCGCGGTCAGCAGTCGTGAAGGGCTTTTTCAGGCGGCAGAAGGCGGTACGCTGTTTTTAGATGAAATCGGCGATATGCCGCTGTCTTTACAGGTTAAGTTGCTGCGCGTTTTGCAAGAGCGAAAAGTTCGCCCGCTGGGGAGCAACCGCGATATGGACATCGACGTGCGGATTATTTCCGCCACGCACCGTGATTTGCCGAAGGCGATGGAAAAAAACGAATTCCGCGAAGACCTGTATTATCGGCTCAACGTGGTGAATATGAAGCTGCCCGCGTTGCATGAACGTGCTGAAGATATTCCGCTGCTGGCAAATCATCTGCTGCGCGAATCCGCCAATCGTCACAAACCTTTTGTGCGCACCTTTTCAACCGATGCGATGAAGCGCTTGATGACGGCAAGTTGGCCGGGTAACGTGCGTCAGTTGGTGAATGTCATCGAACAGTGCGTGGCGCTGACCAGCGCCCCGGTAATCAGCGATGCGCTGGTTGAGCAGGCGTTGGAAGGTGAAAATACCGCGTTGCCGACGTTTGTTGAAGCTCGTCACCAGTTTGAACTTAATTATTTGCGAAAACTATTACAGATCGCAAAAGGTAATGTGACGCAGGCTGCGCGAATGGCCGGGCGTAACCGAACGGAGTTTTATAAACTGTTGGGCCGCCACGAACTGGATGCCAACGATTTTAAAGATTAA
- the glyA gene encoding serine hydroxymethyltransferase, which yields MLKREMNIADYDADLWQAMEQEVVRQEEHIELIASENYTSPRVMQAQGSQLTNKYAEGYPGKRYYGGCEYVDIVEQLAIDRAKALFGADYANVQPHSGSQANFAVYTALLQPGDTILGMNLAHGGHLTHGSPVNLSGKLYNVIPYGIDESGKIDYDEMAELARTHKPKMIVGGFSAYSGVVDWAKMREIADSIGAYLFVDMAHVAGLIAADVYPNPVPHAHIVTTTTHKTLAGPRGGLILAKGGDEDLYKKLNSAVFPGGQGGPLMHVIAGKAVALKEAMEPEFKVYQQQVAKNAKAMVEVFLSRGFNVVSGATSNHLFLLDLVSKNLTGKEADAALGRANITVNKNSVPNDPKSPFVTSGIRIGTPAATRRGFKEAEVRELAGWICDVLDNINDEATIERVKQKVLDICARFPVYA from the coding sequence ATGTTAAAGCGTGAAATGAACATTGCCGATTATGATGCCGACCTGTGGCAAGCAATGGAGCAAGAAGTGGTGCGTCAGGAAGAGCACATTGAACTGATTGCATCAGAAAACTACACCAGCCCACGCGTTATGCAGGCTCAAGGGTCTCAGCTAACGAACAAGTATGCTGAAGGTTATCCGGGCAAACGTTATTACGGCGGCTGTGAGTATGTGGACATCGTTGAGCAATTGGCGATCGACCGTGCTAAAGCGCTGTTCGGTGCCGATTATGCTAACGTACAGCCGCACTCCGGTTCTCAGGCTAACTTTGCCGTTTATACCGCGCTGCTGCAGCCGGGAGACACTATTCTGGGTATGAACCTGGCGCACGGTGGTCACCTGACGCACGGTTCTCCGGTTAACCTGTCCGGTAAACTGTATAACGTCATCCCTTACGGCATCGACGAAAGCGGCAAAATCGACTACGACGAAATGGCTGAGCTGGCGCGCACGCACAAGCCAAAAATGATCGTTGGTGGTTTCTCTGCCTACTCTGGCGTGGTTGACTGGGCGAAGATGCGTGAAATCGCTGACAGCATCGGTGCTTATCTGTTTGTGGATATGGCGCACGTTGCGGGTCTGATTGCTGCAGATGTTTACCCTAACCCGGTTCCTCATGCTCACATTGTGACGACGACAACGCACAAAACGCTGGCTGGCCCACGCGGTGGCCTGATTCTGGCGAAAGGTGGCGACGAAGATCTGTATAAAAAGCTGAACTCCGCTGTGTTCCCTGGTGGTCAGGGTGGTCCGTTGATGCACGTTATCGCGGGTAAAGCTGTCGCACTGAAAGAAGCGATGGAGCCTGAGTTCAAAGTCTACCAGCAGCAAGTTGCGAAAAACGCCAAAGCAATGGTTGAAGTCTTCCTGTCACGTGGCTTTAACGTGGTTTCTGGTGCAACCAGTAACCATCTGTTCCTGCTGGATCTGGTTAGCAAAAACCTGACCGGCAAAGAAGCCGATGCTGCGCTGGGTCGTGCGAACATCACCGTGAACAAAAACAGCGTGCCTAACGATCCGAAGAGTCCGTTCGTGACTTCCGGTATCCGTATCGGTACGCCAGCGGCAACGCGTCGCGGCTTTAAAGAAGCGGAAGTGCGTGAACTGGCTGGCTGGATCTGTGATGTGTTGGACAACATCAATGATGAAGCGACCATCGAACGCGTGAAGCAAAAAGTTCTGGATATCTGCGCCCGCTTCCCGGTTTACGCATAA
- the paeY gene encoding pectin acetylesterase PaeY: MAKRFSESMALALILSAPFTCVHAKAPAAAHQTATPESAKLLSGSTLGEKTGLSGNVTVRDIHLPATIIIRDQQGQKRQTQTDEQGKYHLDVSGLTPPLRVLAIESGGNNCLLNNISRAICLSAVAPSLHDGKENIANINPLTDRITSDIAVAAGYIGPQQLTDDTASPKLDAAAWKTAYADFHAGFNGALKQAGISVPARFDPLTYPASQQEAVTKIVNVINHNRNYHNNTGYSGHTVLTDSAFHPIVGLNDKGDYEPLDYRSARQSLDAIQKAQTRIFLVGDSTAATYEKMRFPRMGWGQVFEQQFSKNSSVKVVNGTRAGRSSRDYFYEGWFRQMQPLMKEGDFLFIQMGHNDQNCNGAKEIRGPADVANLCTYPNDAAGKKQAPQGKADMSFQTSLERYITFARQHKLTPVLLTPTTRVKTAEGKNGTPAVHSHFTKQNADNGYAFVGDYSQTIKDTAANNKVVLLDIEPATIALANQGNSEHWKQYWLVIDPKKYPYYRDQAGSLSKPDTTHFQKKGAIAVAEIVANAIRQEPALASLAEKTVSKHK, encoded by the coding sequence ATGGCAAAACGTTTTTCAGAAAGTATGGCTTTAGCGTTGATACTTTCCGCCCCTTTCACATGCGTACACGCTAAAGCTCCCGCTGCTGCACACCAGACCGCGACACCAGAGAGTGCTAAATTGCTGTCAGGTTCAACGCTGGGTGAAAAAACGGGGTTATCCGGTAATGTCACCGTGCGGGATATTCACCTGCCTGCCACCATCATTATCAGAGACCAACAGGGCCAGAAACGGCAGACACAGACCGATGAGCAAGGGAAATACCACCTTGATGTCTCAGGTCTCACGCCCCCGTTACGGGTTCTAGCCATTGAATCCGGTGGCAATAACTGCCTGCTGAATAATATTTCCCGTGCAATCTGCCTGTCTGCCGTCGCACCTTCACTGCATGACGGTAAAGAAAATATCGCCAATATCAACCCGCTGACTGACCGCATTACCTCAGATATCGCAGTAGCAGCCGGTTACATCGGCCCACAGCAGCTAACCGACGACACGGCATCACCAAAACTGGACGCCGCAGCATGGAAAACAGCCTATGCCGATTTCCATGCTGGCTTTAATGGCGCGTTAAAACAGGCAGGTATCAGCGTTCCCGCGCGCTTCGATCCCCTAACCTACCCAGCAAGCCAGCAGGAAGCCGTCACCAAAATCGTCAACGTTATTAACCATAACCGCAACTATCACAACAATACGGGTTACTCCGGCCATACCGTTCTAACCGACAGCGCATTTCACCCGATTGTCGGCCTGAACGATAAAGGCGACTATGAACCGCTAGATTATCGCTCTGCCCGCCAAAGCCTGGATGCAATCCAGAAAGCGCAGACCCGCATTTTCCTCGTTGGTGATTCAACCGCAGCCACTTATGAAAAAATGCGCTTCCCACGTATGGGATGGGGTCAGGTTTTTGAACAACAGTTCAGTAAAAACAGCAGCGTGAAAGTCGTTAATGGTACGCGCGCAGGCCGTAGCTCACGCGACTATTTTTACGAAGGCTGGTTCCGCCAGATGCAACCATTGATGAAGGAAGGTGATTTCCTATTTATACAAATGGGACACAACGATCAAAATTGCAACGGTGCAAAAGAAATACGCGGCCCCGCTGATGTCGCTAACCTGTGTACTTACCCGAACGATGCCGCAGGGAAAAAACAGGCCCCGCAGGGGAAAGCGGATATGTCATTCCAGACATCGCTGGAACGCTACATCACTTTCGCCCGTCAGCATAAACTGACGCCGGTACTGCTTACCCCGACCACCCGGGTGAAAACGGCTGAAGGGAAAAACGGCACACCTGCCGTACATAGCCACTTCACCAAACAAAATGCAGACAACGGCTACGCCTTTGTTGGCGATTACAGCCAGACCATCAAGGACACGGCTGCGAATAACAAGGTCGTTTTGCTGGACATTGAGCCCGCTACTATTGCGTTGGCAAATCAGGGCAACAGCGAGCATTGGAAACAATATTGGCTGGTGATCGATCCCAAAAAATACCCTTACTACCGCGATCAGGCCGGTAGCCTGAGCAAACCAGACACCACCCATTTTCAGAAAAAAGGCGCGATCGCCGTGGCAGAGATTGTCGCGAATGCCATTCGGCAAGAACCAGCTTTAGCGTCGCTGGCAGAAAAAACAGTCAGCAAACACAAGTAG
- the hmpA gene encoding NO-inducible flavohemoprotein — translation MLDNHTIAIVKSTIPLLAETGPKLTAHFYDRMFTHNPELKDIFNMSNQRNGDQREALFNAICAYATNIENLAALLPAVERIAQKHASFNIQADQYQIVGSHLLATLDEMFSPGQEVLDAWGKAYGVLANVFIQRENDIYRSTETKNGGWSGVRAFRIVNKQPQSSVITSFTLEPTDGQPIADFQPGQYLAVYIKHDSFANQEIRQYSLTHAPNGQSYRIAVKREAQGTVSGYLHDTAREGDIIHLAAPHGDFFLDIPATTPVALISGGVGQTPMLGMLHTLKQQSHQAKVLWLHAAENGATHAFADEIEQTGQSLPQFQNHIWYREPQQTDRPGEDYHHSGLMQLSSLQDELTTPAMHYYLCGPVVFMQFVAQQLLAIGIPAEQLHYECFGPHKVV, via the coding sequence ATGCTGGATAACCACACTATCGCTATCGTTAAATCAACCATCCCTCTGCTGGCAGAAACCGGTCCGAAACTGACCGCGCATTTCTACGATCGTATGTTTACGCATAACCCGGAGCTCAAAGATATTTTCAATATGAGCAACCAGCGCAATGGCGATCAGCGGGAAGCGCTGTTCAATGCCATTTGTGCTTATGCGACGAATATCGAAAACCTGGCTGCGCTGCTGCCTGCGGTTGAGCGCATCGCCCAGAAACATGCCAGCTTTAACATTCAGGCAGATCAATATCAGATCGTGGGTAGTCACTTATTGGCAACGCTGGATGAAATGTTTAGTCCCGGCCAAGAAGTGCTGGATGCCTGGGGTAAAGCCTATGGCGTACTGGCTAATGTCTTCATCCAACGCGAAAATGATATCTACCGCAGCACCGAAACCAAAAATGGCGGCTGGAGCGGTGTACGCGCTTTTCGTATTGTGAACAAACAGCCGCAAAGTTCAGTGATCACCAGCTTTACCCTGGAGCCCACCGACGGTCAGCCTATTGCCGATTTTCAGCCAGGCCAGTATCTGGCGGTTTACATCAAGCATGACAGTTTTGCCAATCAGGAAATTCGCCAATACTCTCTGACCCATGCACCGAATGGACAGTCCTACCGGATTGCGGTTAAACGTGAAGCTCAAGGCACCGTTTCCGGCTATCTGCATGATACCGCTCGTGAAGGCGATATCATTCACCTGGCGGCTCCGCACGGCGACTTCTTCCTTGATATTCCCGCCACCACGCCGGTTGCTCTGATTTCCGGTGGCGTGGGGCAAACCCCGATGCTGGGTATGCTGCATACGCTCAAACAACAGAGCCATCAGGCGAAAGTGTTATGGCTGCACGCAGCAGAAAACGGCGCAACGCACGCATTTGCTGATGAAATCGAACAGACGGGGCAATCACTGCCCCAGTTCCAGAACCACATCTGGTATCGGGAACCGCAACAGACCGATCGTCCGGGCGAAGATTACCATCACAGTGGCCTGATGCAGCTATCCTCGCTACAAGATGAATTAACCACGCCGGCCATGCACTACTACTTGTGCGGCCCAGTGGTTTTCATGCAGTTTGTCGCACAGCAGTTGCTGGCAATCGGCATCCCGGCCGAGCAACTGCATTACGAATGTTTTGGTCCGCATAAAGTTGTCTAA
- a CDS encoding 3-phenylpropionate MFS transporter encodes MVLQSTRWLALSYFTYFFCYGIFLPFWGGWLKGEGLSAESIGMLLGAGLVARFVGSLVITPSVKDPSKLITVLRGLALLSLALAVGFWLGNAWLWLMIVMIGFNLFFAPLVPLTDALAATWQKQVAMDYGKVRVWGSIAFVIASAVTGELVAIWGHSAILAILSAGLITMLLGMLFRPSVMPQTAASTAQSASVTPWKKLLSEPAVWRFLLCVSLLQGAHAAYYGFSVIYWQDSGYSASIIGYLWSLGVVAEIVIFTFSQRLFRRWSARQLLLLSAVCGVVRWGLMGATVALPWLIVIQILHCGTFTVCHLAAMRFIAARSGGGDVLRLQAVYSALAMGGSIAVMTMVSGFLFDHLQGGTFWVMALLAVPALFIRPSVSHHTVAKT; translated from the coding sequence ATGGTTTTGCAATCGACGCGCTGGCTGGCGCTGAGCTATTTCACATACTTTTTTTGCTATGGCATTTTCCTGCCGTTTTGGGGCGGATGGCTGAAGGGGGAGGGGCTGTCCGCAGAGTCGATCGGCATGCTGTTGGGGGCAGGGCTGGTGGCGCGCTTCGTCGGCAGTCTGGTCATTACGCCTAGCGTGAAAGACCCGTCCAAATTAATTACGGTATTACGTGGGTTAGCACTGCTGTCATTGGCGCTGGCTGTGGGGTTTTGGCTGGGTAATGCCTGGCTGTGGCTGATGATAGTGATGATCGGGTTTAACCTGTTTTTTGCGCCGCTGGTGCCGCTGACTGATGCGTTGGCTGCCACGTGGCAAAAGCAGGTAGCGATGGATTATGGCAAAGTGCGCGTATGGGGATCGATTGCCTTTGTTATCGCCTCTGCCGTGACGGGCGAGCTGGTGGCTATTTGGGGGCATTCCGCCATTTTGGCGATCCTGAGTGCAGGCCTTATCACCATGCTGCTTGGCATGCTGTTCCGGCCGAGTGTGATGCCACAGACTGCTGCGTCTACAGCGCAGTCTGCCAGCGTTACGCCATGGAAAAAATTACTGAGTGAACCAGCGGTATGGCGTTTCCTGCTTTGCGTGTCCCTATTGCAGGGCGCGCACGCGGCTTACTATGGTTTCAGCGTGATTTATTGGCAGGATTCAGGCTACTCCGCCTCGATTATCGGTTATCTCTGGTCGCTGGGGGTTGTCGCAGAGATCGTCATTTTTACCTTTAGCCAACGCCTGTTTCGACGCTGGAGCGCCAGACAACTTCTGCTGCTTTCTGCGGTATGCGGCGTGGTGCGCTGGGGCTTGATGGGGGCGACGGTGGCTCTGCCGTGGCTGATTGTGATACAGATATTGCACTGTGGTACGTTTACTGTCTGCCATCTGGCCGCTATGCGTTTTATTGCAGCACGCAGTGGTGGTGGAGACGTATTGCGATTACAAGCGGTATATTCCGCATTGGCGATGGGCGGGAGTATTGCGGTGATGACAATGGTGTCCGGCTTCCTGTTTGATCATTTACAGGGCGGTACGTTTTGGGTGATGGCGCTGTTGGCGGTTCCGGCCCTGTTTATCCGACCGTCTGTGAGCCATCACACTGTCGCAAAAACATAA
- the glnB gene encoding nitrogen regulatory protein P-II has product MKKIDAIIKPFKLDDVREALAEVGITGMTVTEVKGFGRQKGHTELYRGAEYMVDFLPKVKIEIVVSDDIVDTCVETITQTAQTGKIGDGKIFVFDVARVVRIRTGEEDEEAI; this is encoded by the coding sequence ATGAAGAAAATTGATGCGATTATTAAGCCGTTCAAACTGGACGATGTGCGTGAAGCGTTAGCTGAAGTGGGCATCACAGGGATGACGGTAACGGAAGTTAAAGGCTTCGGTCGCCAGAAAGGTCATACCGAATTGTATCGTGGCGCAGAATACATGGTCGATTTTCTGCCGAAAGTAAAAATCGAAATTGTTGTGTCGGATGATATTGTCGATACCTGTGTTGAAACCATCACACAGACCGCGCAGACGGGTAAAATCGGTGACGGTAAAATCTTTGTTTTTGATGTGGCGCGTGTTGTCCGTATTCGTACCGGTGAAGAGGACGAGGAAGCGATTTAA
- a CDS encoding DUF1007 family protein, whose translation MLHYNALKRRVGRITLLMTGLALCQPVFAHPHSFIDMQTTVESQNDNITGLRMQWTMDPITSADLLYDAGKATKDSEVWKKLAAEVMANVLGQHYFTDIYRDNQPVKYARLPTEYHLSRKGNQAVLEFVLPLSHPQPLAGKPLLISTYDPTYFVDMSYQDDKAVKLAPELVSRCKTTLVTPKPNAELQSYALSLDKNDAPDEDMDLGKQFAQRVTLQCQ comes from the coding sequence ATGTTACATTATAACGCTTTGAAACGGCGGGTTGGTCGGATAACGTTGCTAATGACAGGCTTGGCACTCTGCCAGCCCGTTTTCGCTCACCCACACAGTTTTATTGATATGCAGACGACAGTTGAGAGTCAGAACGACAACATCACCGGTTTACGTATGCAGTGGACGATGGACCCTATCACGTCTGCCGACTTGCTATATGACGCAGGAAAGGCGACAAAAGATTCTGAAGTCTGGAAAAAACTGGCGGCGGAAGTCATGGCTAATGTGCTAGGCCAACACTATTTCACTGATATTTATCGCGATAATCAGCCCGTGAAATATGCACGGCTGCCAACCGAGTATCACCTTTCCCGCAAAGGCAATCAGGCGGTACTGGAATTTGTGCTACCGCTGTCACATCCTCAGCCACTGGCCGGAAAGCCGCTGCTGATTTCTACTTACGACCCGACCTACTTTGTCGATATGTCCTATCAGGATGATAAGGCCGTTAAGCTGGCCCCTGAGCTGGTATCTCGCTGTAAAACCACGCTTGTCACGCCGAAGCCCAACGCTGAACTGCAATCCTATGCGCTATCACTGGACAAAAATGATGCTCCAGATGAAGACATGGATTTGGGAAAACAGTTTGCACAGCGGGTGACGTTGCAATGTCAGTGA
- the qseG gene encoding two-component system QseEF-associated lipoprotein QseG, with protein MNVGFMKGWLANRQFSCLLKAAVLSSPLVLAACSSYVNSDSALLEIEGTPPKEQVADFRIAQCEHLWQIDDRESMNNALYWLRAMDCAGRLTQFQARDEAEQVAGDSWENAFKQGILLDNAGITQAERRQVLEQINLYRLAFPAALRPLMQTWRDRQTLFLALSDERLRYKRLQESSDKQLDALRVQQNHLQYQLETTTQKLENLTDIERQLSSRKQLSGEMPDNDADHRGSAGANKDGSRNSATKPRNEPVDADDTYTPPMESHTDKSTTKKEPARQ; from the coding sequence ATGAATGTAGGGTTTATGAAGGGATGGCTGGCGAATAGACAATTCTCCTGTTTGTTGAAGGCGGCGGTACTGTCGTCGCCACTTGTTTTGGCCGCGTGCAGTAGTTATGTGAACAGTGACTCTGCATTGCTGGAAATAGAAGGCACGCCACCGAAAGAGCAGGTTGCTGATTTCCGTATCGCGCAATGTGAGCATCTGTGGCAGATAGACGATCGCGAATCCATGAATAACGCACTTTATTGGTTACGTGCGATGGATTGTGCGGGGCGCTTGACCCAGTTTCAGGCTCGTGACGAAGCGGAGCAGGTCGCGGGGGATAGCTGGGAAAATGCGTTTAAGCAGGGTATTTTGCTGGATAATGCCGGTATTACTCAGGCTGAGCGACGTCAGGTGCTGGAACAGATCAATTTGTATCGCCTGGCTTTCCCCGCGGCGTTGCGCCCGCTGATGCAAACCTGGCGCGATAGACAAACGCTCTTTCTGGCGCTATCGGATGAGCGCCTGCGCTATAAGCGTTTACAGGAATCCAGCGATAAGCAGCTAGATGCCCTGCGCGTGCAGCAAAATCACCTGCAATACCAGTTAGAAACAACCACGCAGAAACTGGAAAATCTGACGGATATTGAACGTCAACTATCATCTCGTAAGCAGTTGTCAGGGGAAATGCCGGATAACGATGCCGATCACCGTGGCAGTGCGGGGGCAAATAAAGACGGCTCACGCAATTCGGCCACGAAACCGAGAAATGAGCCCGTTGATGCGGATGACACCTATACGCCGCCGATGGAATCACATACGGACAAATCGACGACGAAGAAGGAGCCAGCAAGACAATGA
- the pemA gene encoding pectinesterase PemA: protein MINASHFGKTLTLAMLISSPWTLAQAADYNALVSTNATDAKAYKTITEAIASAPADSSPFVIYVKNGVYHERLTITRPNIHLQGESRDGTVIAATTAAGMLKPDGSKWGTYGSNTVKVDAPDFSARSLTISNDFDYPANQAKASDDPTKLKDSQAVALLVAENSDRAWFHDVSLTGYQDTLYVKGGRSFFSKCRISGTVDFIFGNGTALFDDCDIVARNRTDVKDQPLGYLTAPSTDIKQKYGLVIINSRVIKEKDVPAKSYGLGRPWHPTTTFEDGRYADPNAIGQTVILNTSMDNHIYGWDKMSGKDKQGEKIWFHPQDSRFFEYKSSGTGAEKNEQRRQLSEAEAAEYTTDKVLAGWVPTAPKGK from the coding sequence ATGATAAATGCCTCACACTTCGGCAAGACGCTGACTTTAGCCATGTTAATTTCCTCACCTTGGACGTTAGCACAGGCAGCCGACTACAATGCGCTGGTTTCCACCAATGCAACGGACGCCAAAGCCTATAAAACCATTACTGAGGCTATCGCCAGCGCCCCGGCAGACAGTTCCCCATTTGTTATCTATGTGAAAAATGGCGTGTACCACGAGCGCCTCACGATTACGCGCCCCAACATCCATCTACAAGGCGAAAGTCGTGACGGTACAGTGATCGCCGCAACCACCGCCGCTGGAATGCTCAAACCCGATGGCAGCAAATGGGGAACCTATGGCAGCAACACGGTGAAAGTCGATGCACCCGATTTCAGCGCCCGTTCGCTAACCATCAGCAACGATTTCGATTACCCAGCCAATCAGGCCAAAGCCAGTGATGACCCGACCAAATTAAAAGACTCGCAGGCCGTTGCGCTGCTGGTTGCCGAAAATAGCGATCGTGCGTGGTTCCATGATGTCAGCCTGACCGGCTACCAGGACACGCTGTATGTGAAAGGTGGGCGCAGCTTCTTCTCAAAATGCCGTATCAGCGGCACCGTTGATTTCATCTTTGGCAACGGCACTGCGCTGTTTGACGATTGTGACATTGTCGCTCGTAATCGTACCGACGTGAAAGATCAACCACTTGGTTACCTCACCGCCCCCAGCACTGACATTAAGCAAAAATATGGTTTGGTCATTATTAATAGCCGGGTGATTAAAGAGAAAGATGTGCCCGCAAAAAGCTATGGTTTGGGCCGCCCTTGGCACCCAACAACCACCTTTGAGGACGGTCGTTATGCCGATCCTAACGCCATCGGCCAGACCGTTATCCTGAACACCAGCATGGACAATCACATCTATGGCTGGGACAAAATGTCAGGCAAAGATAAACAAGGCGAAAAAATCTGGTTCCATCCGCAGGACTCGCGCTTTTTTGAGTACAAATCTAGCGGTACTGGGGCAGAGAAAAACGAGCAGCGCCGTCAGCTAAGCGAAGCGGAGGCGGCAGAATACACCACAGATAAGGTATTAGCAGGTTGGGTTCCTACTGCGCCTAAAGGGAAATAA